From Bacillus basilensis, a single genomic window includes:
- the malC gene encoding maltosaccharide ABC transporter permease MalC produces MQTSMEPANGLNGSKHRKMATMLSIIPGVGQMYNKQFVKGLIFLVLTGSFIVAFADLLNMGLWGIVTLGTEVPRDHSVFLLVEGILALIVIVFGLGIYGFNLYDAYQNGKKRDIGTPLNSVKEQYRNLLDQGFPYLMVSPGFLLLIFVVVFPIIFVILIGFTNYDLYHSPPAKLVDWVGFKNFIDIFTLPMWRETFLSVFSWTVIWTFVATTLQVALGIFLAIIVNQPGIKGKAIIRTIFILPWAVPAFVSILVFSGMFNETFGAINNQVLALFGIEKIAWMTDPFWAKVALIMIQTWLGFPFVFAMTTGILQSIPGELYEAATVDGATAWQQFRKITLPLVLYATAPILITQYTFNFNNFSIIYLFNGGGPAVAGQDAGGTDILISWIYKLTMTSAQYGKAAALTMILSLIVITVALWQFKRTKSFQEEDMM; encoded by the coding sequence ATGCAAACATCTATGGAACCAGCAAACGGCTTAAATGGTTCAAAGCATAGGAAAATGGCAACCATGTTATCTATCATTCCAGGCGTGGGCCAAATGTATAATAAACAATTTGTAAAAGGTCTTATTTTTCTAGTATTAACAGGTTCATTTATTGTAGCCTTTGCTGATTTATTAAATATGGGATTATGGGGAATTGTAACGCTTGGTACAGAAGTTCCACGTGACCATTCTGTCTTTCTATTAGTAGAAGGAATCTTAGCACTCATCGTCATCGTGTTTGGCCTCGGAATATATGGGTTTAATTTATATGATGCATACCAAAACGGGAAGAAACGTGATATAGGAACACCGTTAAACTCTGTAAAAGAGCAATACCGTAATTTACTAGATCAAGGTTTTCCATATTTAATGGTTTCACCAGGTTTTCTATTACTTATCTTTGTAGTTGTATTCCCAATCATTTTCGTAATTTTAATTGGATTTACGAACTATGATTTATATCATTCTCCTCCAGCTAAACTAGTAGATTGGGTAGGGTTTAAAAACTTTATTGATATCTTTACATTACCGATGTGGAGAGAGACGTTTTTAAGTGTATTTTCTTGGACTGTCATTTGGACATTCGTTGCAACGACATTACAAGTTGCGCTTGGTATTTTCTTAGCGATTATCGTAAATCAGCCTGGTATTAAAGGGAAGGCAATTATTCGAACAATCTTCATTTTACCGTGGGCGGTCCCAGCATTCGTATCTATTCTTGTTTTCTCTGGTATGTTTAATGAGACATTTGGAGCAATTAACAATCAAGTATTGGCTTTATTCGGAATTGAAAAGATTGCTTGGATGACAGATCCATTTTGGGCGAAGGTAGCTTTAATTATGATTCAAACGTGGCTTGGATTCCCGTTCGTCTTTGCAATGACGACAGGTATATTGCAATCGATTCCAGGAGAATTATATGAAGCTGCTACAGTAGACGGAGCTACAGCTTGGCAACAGTTTCGAAAAATTACATTGCCACTTGTTCTATATGCAACAGCACCAATATTAATTACGCAATATACGTTTAACTTTAATAACTTTAGTATCATCTATCTATTTAACGGCGGAGGTCCTGCTGTAGCTGGACAAGACGCAGGTGGAACGGATATTTTAATTTCATGGATTTATAAGTTAACGATGACTTCAGCGCAGTATGGGAAAGCAGCAGCTCTTACAATGATATTATCGTTAATCGTTATTACAGTTGCGTTATGGCAATTTAAGAGAACAAAATCATTCCAAGAAGAGGATATGATGTAA
- a CDS encoding extracellular solute-binding protein — MKKALSLLTVSALSIGMLSACGPKDSGKKEESKAKKDYDLLVWEDDKKGVGLEPAVKSFEEKYKVKVKVVEMQMTDQVKKLRLDGPAGTGPDVVTLPHDQIGNAVTEGLLSEVKADDAVKSKFTDLSIQAQTYNGKLYGLPKAIETPIFIYNKKLMPKAPETMDELFNFSKEFTKDGKYGFLTLGDNFYFANAFMAGMGGYVFGEKDGKPNASDVGLNNSGAVQGAEYLQKWYKEKLFPKGIIGESGGPAADGLFNEGKAASIMNGPWAFQAMEKNGIDYGVAPMPKLPNGQPMKTFVGVKGWHVTSFSKENDLATKFTEWVTNEENAKIRFEKTKEIPPVKAVMEDPIIKDNEAAKAVATQSENGIPMPNIPEMQEVWKPAGDALQLVVTDKEAPKAALDNAVKQIKGNIEANHSKKK; from the coding sequence ATGAAGAAAGCATTATCATTATTAACGGTTTCGGCATTATCAATTGGTATGTTATCTGCATGTGGGCCGAAAGATTCGGGGAAAAAAGAGGAAAGTAAAGCGAAGAAAGACTATGATCTTCTTGTTTGGGAAGATGATAAAAAAGGCGTTGGTTTAGAACCAGCAGTAAAAAGCTTTGAGGAAAAATATAAAGTAAAAGTAAAAGTTGTTGAAATGCAAATGACGGATCAAGTGAAGAAGTTACGTCTTGATGGACCAGCGGGGACGGGACCAGATGTTGTAACATTACCACATGATCAAATCGGAAACGCAGTAACAGAAGGTTTACTTTCTGAAGTGAAAGCTGATGATGCTGTAAAGAGTAAATTTACTGATTTATCAATACAAGCACAGACATATAACGGAAAATTATATGGTTTACCAAAAGCAATTGAGACACCAATCTTTATTTACAATAAAAAATTAATGCCAAAAGCACCAGAAACGATGGACGAGCTGTTTAACTTCTCAAAAGAATTTACGAAGGATGGCAAGTACGGATTTTTAACATTAGGAGATAACTTCTACTTTGCTAATGCATTCATGGCAGGTATGGGTGGTTATGTGTTTGGTGAAAAAGATGGAAAGCCAAATGCAAGTGATGTTGGATTAAATAATAGCGGAGCAGTGCAAGGTGCTGAATACCTTCAAAAATGGTACAAAGAAAAGTTATTCCCGAAAGGTATTATCGGTGAATCTGGTGGACCTGCTGCTGATGGACTATTCAATGAAGGGAAAGCAGCATCTATTATGAATGGACCATGGGCATTCCAAGCGATGGAAAAGAACGGAATTGATTATGGGGTTGCTCCAATGCCGAAATTACCAAATGGTCAACCAATGAAAACGTTTGTTGGGGTTAAAGGATGGCATGTAACAAGTTTCTCTAAAGAAAATGATTTAGCTACAAAATTCACTGAATGGGTAACGAATGAAGAAAACGCAAAAATTCGATTTGAGAAAACAAAAGAAATTCCTCCAGTAAAAGCAGTAATGGAAGATCCAATTATTAAAGATAATGAAGCTGCAAAAGCAGTTGCGACACAATCTGAAAATGGGATTCCAATGCCGAACATTCCAGAAATGCAAGAAGTATGGAAACCAGCTGGAGATGCGCTTCAATTAGTTGTTACGGATAAAGAGGCACCAAAAGCAGCGCTTGATAATGCAGTGAAGCAAATTAAAGGTAATATTGAGGCAAATCATAGTAAGAAAAAATAA